Proteins encoded by one window of Haematobia irritans isolate KBUSLIRL chromosome 2, ASM5000362v1, whole genome shotgun sequence:
- the Dnz1 gene encoding DNZDHHC/NEW1 zinc finger protein 11, whose translation MRFVKDPCGVVCLIITYLMVIYADYVVMRWIILQTMQSSIWAPIHVILFNTVVFLLALSHLKAVFSDPGTVPLPANRLDFSDLHTVGKNNGNSNNEWNWTVCTRCETYRPPRAHHCRICKRCIRRMDHHCPWINNCVGERNQKFFLQFLVYVGVLALYSVFMVVVSWVYPCEECESDDTLESQTRLLHSVILLLESALFGLFVLAIMVDQMHAILHDETAVEQAQQKGSHRPNRRKLYLLADVFGKGHPACWLCPCSSFTSSSSTLRYYDTPLLSHDV comes from the exons ATGAGATTCGTGAAAGATCCTTGTGGAGTAGTTTGTCTCATCATCACTTACTTGATGGTTATATACGCAGACTATGTTGTTATGCGGTGGATAATATTGCAAACTATGCAATCCAG CATTTGGGCTCCAATACACGTAATCCTATTCAATACTGTTGTATTCCTGCTAGCACTATCGCACTTAAAAGCAGTTTTTTCGGATCCCGGAACAGTACCACTTCCTGCTAACCGCCTAGATTTTTCTGATTTACATACAGTCGGAAAAAACAATGGGAACAGTAATAATGAGTGGAATTGGACTGTTTGTACTAGATGCGAGACCTATAGGCCTCCTCGTGCACATCATTGCCGTATATGTAAACGTTGTATAAGAAGAATGGATCATCATTGTCCTTGGATAAATAATTGCGTTGGAGAAagaaatcagaaattttttctacagtttTTGGTATACGTTGGAGTGTTAGCACTATATTCAGTGTTCATGGTAGTGGTTTCTTGGGTTTATCCCTGTGAGGAATGCGAGTCAGATGATACATTGGAATCGCAAACAAGACT ATTACACAGTGTCATTCTACTTTTGGAATCAGCTCTTTTTGGTTTATTCGTGTTAGCAATAATGGTTGACCAAATGCATGCAATCTTACACGATGAAACGGCCGTGGAACAAGCTCAACAAAAAGGTTCACATCGACCAAATCGGCGCAAGCTCTATCTTCTTGCAGATGTTTTCGGTAAGGGCCATCCAGCATGTTGGCTATGTCCTTGTTCCAGTTTTACTTCCTCCTCATCAACATTGCGGTATTATGACACTCCATTACTTAGTCATGACGTATAA
- the Stam gene encoding signal transducing adaptor molecule → MGIFGQSSSGFDADVEKATSESNTIENWSLIMDVCDKTSSNSRVAKDCLKAIMKRMGHNDPHVVMQAITLLDACVNNCGKAFHLEVASREFQNEFVRLLGKAQPKVSSRMCQILKGWAEGEFKNDPELNLIPSLYAKLRQENYYDFNTNNKPSKSGAKIAVTKDSAPNTQQEEDELAKAIELSLKEVKNSPKHANSAINSSATHYSSLYPAVSSASTAGSNIQMEARKVRALYDFEAAEENELTFAAGDIIHVLDDSDPNWWKGFNQRGEGLFPSNFVSADLSVDPERLEINQQHKMKKSAQFEEDTKELQHKTEAAAAAAASQKIEVDEKKIDRLLHLINEANPEDPSQDTEEMLRLEQEVHQMGPLIDAELERVDRKHAQLSQLSSDLVDAINLYHSLMRDDRNSLGSSYNSIIPGMQGLSSYYNIQQQPSHMVYGTNTGFQGNFGPQLQSNINALPYPPTSGNYQAMNMSMQYQNSQSNTQTPSHQAISTQSNTQLIHPQAMPVPPSHSQQPIYLPSNGQPQAAVNVASSGDSQHHPSYQILSQYVPPQSPSIASNAVPPNQGPPPTQSTSHAQHSRYMSPQHQLQQSPQSYVNGSSTHLLHNSHIYNNILPNGQSNFVGSPNLPTSIPSNNSLDQFGQLQQQMSNMPVSAVTQPSYQSNVQQNIPIYQQR, encoded by the exons ATGGGTATATTTGGTCAGTCGTCATCTGGCTTTGATGCAGATGTGG AAAAAGCAACTAGCGAATCTAATACCATTGAAAACTGGTCATTGATTATGGACGTTTGCGATAAAACATCGTCGAACAGTCGCGTTGCAAAAGATTGTTTGAAAGCAATTATGAAGCGTATGGGTCACAATGATCCTCACGTGGTTATGCAGGCTATTACACTGTTGGATGCCTGTGTGAACAATTGCGGTAAAGCTTTTCATTTGGAAGTTGCGTCTCGTGAATTCCAAAATGAGTTTGTTCGACTATTGGGGAAGGCACAGCCGAAAGTATCGTCg cgaaTGTGCCAGATTCTGAAGGGATGGGCTGAAGGAGAATTCAAAAATGACCCCGAACTGAACTTAATACCATCTCTATATGCCAAGTTGCGACAAGAGAATTATTACGACTTCAATACTAACAATAAGCCTTCAAAATCAGGTGCAAAGATCGCAGTTACAAAGGATTCGGCACCTAATACTCAGCAAGAGGAAGACGAGTTAGCCAAAGCAATTGAACTGTCCTTAAAAGAAGTTAAGAATAGTCCTAAACATGCAAATTCGGCAATAAATAGCAGTGCTACTCACTAC TCGTCGCTTTACCCTGCAGTTTCGAGTGCTAGTACAGCAGGCTCAAATATTCAAATGGAAGCACGTAAAGTTAGAGCATTATATGATTTCGAAGCAGCCGAGGAAAACGAGTTGACTTTTGCGGCTGGTGATATCATCCATGTACTTGACGACTCTGATCCTAATTGGTGGAAAGGCTTTAACCAACGTGGCGAAGGTTTATTTCCCTCGAATTTCGTCTCAGCAGACTTATCCGTAGATCCCGAACGACTGGAAATTAATCAGCagcataaaatgaaaaaaagtgcACAGTTTGAAGAAGACACCAAAGAACTGCAGCACAAGACTGAGGCAGCTGCTGCTGCCGCAGCATCTCAAAAAATAGAAGTTGATGAGAAAAAAATAGACCGTTTATTGCATCTGATCAATGAAGCTAATCCAGAGGATCCATCCCAGGATACAGAAGAAATGCTACGTTTGGAGCAAGAAGTTCATCAAATGGGCCCTTTGATTGATGCAGAATTGGAAAGAGTTGATCGGAAACATGCACAACTATCCCAACTCTCTAGTGATCTTGTTGACGCTATAAACCTTTATCACTCTTTAATGAGGGATGACAGAAATTCGTTAGGCTCGTCATACAACTCAATCATTCCTGGAATGCAAGGATTATCAAGCTACTATAATATACAACAACAACCTAGTCACATGGTATACGGGACGAATACTGGTTTTCAAGGCAATTTCGGGCCTCAGTTGCAAAGCAACATAAATGCTTTGCCTTATCCCCCTACATCTGGTAATTATCAGGCAATGAACATGTCGATGCAATACCAAAATAGCCAATCAAACACGCAAACTCCTTCACATCAAGCTATATCTACACAATCAAATACCCAACTTATTCATCCACAAGCAATGCCTGTACCACCGAGTCATTCTCAACAACCCATTTATTTGCCGTCCAATGGACAACCGCAAGCGGCAGTAAATGTTGCTTCATCTGGAGATTCTCAGCATCATCCATCATACCAAATATTATCCCAGTATGTTCCACCACAATCCCCTTCAATTGCTTCAAATGCAGTGCCACCAAACCAGGGTCCACCACCTACACAATCCACTTCACATGCCCAACACTCCCGTTACATGTCCCCACAACACCAACTCCAGCAATCACCGCAGTCTTATGTGAATGGATCTTCCACACACCTTTTGCATAACTCGCATATATATAACAATATTCTACCGAATGGTCAATCCAATTTTGTAGGATCACCAAATTTACCCACTTCTATACCTTCTAACAATTCTCTCGATCAATTCGGTCAacttcaacaacaaatgtcaaataTGCCTGTGTCGGCTGTCACCCAGCCATCTTACCAGTCAAATGTCCAACAGAACATTCCAATCTATCAACAACGGTAA